The following coding sequences are from one Neurospora crassa OR74A linkage group I, whole genome shotgun sequence window:
- a CDS encoding rho GAP domain-containing protein, whose protein sequence is MSQLAHPADAGPSNQHYDGRAFTTVPPSPKSALPITPSSTRFPQKPVPSPLQRSIAASPPTSPGPTQSDFPPTFYNPFAAAAIPRIVTTTAPDHPSPTAFFDSESSGRDTPEETRPGPESSFSPKSSNVRNNSITGLIQQPSPGSSSDQASAMAGPSAVRADLVRSTPRNSSMDSAISAISSSSNTTTKASQENNTGTTEIANLIKTAGSPEAVIQYLLKEKQSQSQQNAQLWRLVDKQRAMILGLNKDLERALKDKEKYRKKLKELLSDPDGPSVPAVANAKAQELNRTSTASDFSTQEQVLEVPDSPGQGSTNLRQSSVDMSVAPYPVTPPAGQLPSHGSPSAVGEMLDPSHTMPRPSEHAVDHYDHDALEWEREKARRQAGEAEEQAAGLHINPNLPPSRSLPSKPPRMPLPATPTEPPLSKRIELPVLGQLPPPTSPPLRKPPPAPLQLKDSALHSKRVPQPEADSESEYEDDPKADQHSLEERRGRRRTREEDERDREIMARKEAELRSLSKKSKKSASRAANEEVPPPPPAEMPSNPRFLEVKMSPPPQETVSSLVGVLNGSSQRDASYAMPLLSPGLPSSPRPMPMGVSSPSLSPRGMNFMGAPLSPRPPRAPIPLPPNTPLHISAPPAMPLPSPRPMHMVKETDSMSSTSSPTKSTYESPTERTRIYRGFITEEYPDLLLPPNALPSIDIKVASSRMKPSRASLLSMTQLEEDPVFTLAVFSRADGGELWRVEKDSASLAKLDSRLKLCPTFTAKTPDRSLFSGHAPAKLDARRIALDQYLEELLNTPLDHSTALELCKYLSTHTLPPNADETGSSTGYENPEAVLTGPGGRPFRKGYLTKRGKNFGGWKARYFILDSPHLKYYETPGGAHLGTIKLQKAQIMTQVGKQGHHGAEDPPARGPGMENPDNQYRHAFVIKEPKKKDPTSVTTHVLCAESDRERDEWVSALLRWIDYTDDEKDERSKKNQTHDRHDSNTSERTNGGHNKKKQHAEALGRSYDTTKQRDLPQGVSSYQPAAAQGHAAPSQAGFTISAPRDPQVISNSEAWGTKLGIVPTAPPSVPPVVEKAPRPRRSIFGWGESKEKAGKSVDSHHTLPGENGHAGAGINSHGPVRPVFGAPLAEAVRYNAPADVRVPLPAVVYRCIQYLDAKDAINEEGIFRLSGSNVVIKQLKERFNNEGDINLVDDGQYHDIHAVASLLKAYLRELPTTILTRDLHPEFQSVTEKLPDQAQRIAALSVLVERLPQANGTLLRYLIAFLVKIINHADSNKMTVRNVAIVFSPTLNIPAPVFALFLQNYEAIFGIDPGEYELPTTDSDSVHGSTHERTGSHPSDTRSSTHSGSPYGQRPMKPVIEGQVSRNTPTPPLSMSMQHMAQMNAAQMHSRGTPTPPLQRPAYDDIALYSAQSGLRPSTGFERSHDFHPSAPSYEQYSMKDRRKSSMPNLHPSGIRGHMRDDNRF, encoded by the exons ATGTCGCAGCTTGCTCACCCGGCCGATGCTGGCCCGTCAAACCAACATTATGACGGGAGAGCTTTTACCACCGTACCACCATCACCCAAAAGTGCGCTGCCAATAACACCCTCATCGACGAG GTTCCCACAGAAACCTGTTCCAAGCCCGTTGCAACGAAGTATTGCTGCCTCTCCCCCGACGAGTCCCGGCCCAACGCAATCCGACTTCCCGCCGACGTTCTACAACCCTTTCGCAGCGGCCGCGATTCCACGGATAGTAACCACGACTGCTCCCGATCACCCCTCGCCGACTGCCTTCTTCGATAGCGAATCTTCGGGCAGAGATACTCCAGAGGAAACAAGGCCAGG ACCAGAATCGTCGTTCAGCCCGAAATCCTCGAATGTTCGCAATAACTCGATCACGGGACTGATTCAGCAGCCTTCCCCAGGCTCCTCTTCCGACCAAGCTTCTGCCATGGCAGGTCCATCGGCAGTGCGGGCTGACCTTGTCAGGAGTACCCCGCGAAACTCCTCCATGGACTCAGCGATATCAGCAATATCATCGAGCTCGAATACAACCACAAAAGCGTCCCAAGAAAACAACACGGGGACGACAGAGATTGCCAACTTAATCAAGACCGCCGGAAGTCCAGAGGCCGTCATCCAATACTTGCTGAAAGAGAAGCAGTCCCAATCGCAGCAGAACGCGCAACTGTGGCGACTAGTTGACAAGCAGAGAGCCATGATCTTGGGCCTTAATAAGGACCTCGAACGGGCTCTGAAAGACAAGGAAAAATACAGGAAGAAACTAAAGGAGCTCCTGAGCGATCCAGACGGACCGTCAGTACCGGCGGTAGCAAATGCCAAAGCTCAAGAACTAAACAGGACCTCAACCGCCTCCGACTTCTCAACCCAGGAGCAGGTGCTGGAAGTCCCAGATTCGCCCGGCCAAGGCTCAACCAACTTGAGGCAATCATCCGTTGATATGTCAGTGGCACCTTACCCTGTAACTCCTCCTGCTGGCCAACTACCTTCTCACGGTTCCCCGTCCGCCGTGGGTGAGATGCTGGACCCTTCTCATACGATGCCAAGACCGAGCGAACACGCGGTAGATCATTACGATCATGACGCGTTAGAATGGGAACGCGAGAAGGCCAGGAGGCAAGCGGGCGAGGCCGAGGAGCAAGCTGCCGGGCTTCATATCAACCCGAACCTACCACCGTCAAGAAGTTTGCCGAGCAAGCCTCCCCGGATGCCGCTACCTGCGACGCCTACAGAGCCGCCCTTGTCCAAGCGTATCGAGCTTCCTGTACTGGGCCAGCTACCCcctccaacatcaccacctttGCGTAAACCACCACCCGCGCCTCTTCAGCTTAAGGATAGTGCCCTCCACAGCAAAAGGGTACCACAACCCGAGGCAGACAGCGAATCTGAGTATGAAGACGACCCCAAGGCCGATCAACATAGTCTTGAAGAACGAAGAGGCCGTCGAAGAACacgagaggaggatgaacGCGATCGTGAAATTATGGCCAGGAAAGAAGCAGAATTACGAAGCCTCTCGAAAAAGAGCAAAAAAAGTGCCAGTAGGGCCGCAAACGAGGaagtgccgccgccgcctccggcCGAAATGCCATCCAACCCCCGATTTCTCGAGGTGAAGATGAGTCCCCCTCCTCAGGAGACTGTCTCGTCACTCGTCGGGGTTCTCAATGGATCCAGTCAGCGGGATGCATCCTATGCAATGCCGCTTTTGAGCCCTGGCCTTCCCTCTAGCCCACGCCCGATGCCGATGGGAGTTAGCTCACCATCACTCTCGCCTAGGGGCATGAACTTTATGGGAGCACCGTTGTCTCCACGACCACCGCGAGCGCCAATTCCTCTGCCTCCAAACACGCCTCTGCACATCTCTGCTCCGCCGGCGATGCCACTACCTTCTCCTCGACCCATGCATATGGTCAAGGAAACAGACAGCATGTCTTCCACCTCCAGCCCCACCAAAAGCACTTACGAGAGCCCGACAGAAAGGACTAGGATATATAGGGGCTTCATAACGGAGGAATACCCTGACCTTTTGCTTCCACCAAACGCTCTTCCATCCATCGATATCAAGGTTGCGTCTTCTCGCATGAAGCCCTCCAGGGCTAGCTTATTATCCATGACACAGCTCGAAGAAGACCCGGTTTTTACCCTGGCTGTGTTCTCTAGAGCCGACGGTGGTGAGCTATGGAGGGTCGAAAAGGACTCTGCTTCCTTGGCAAAGCTCGACTCGAGGCTTAAGCTGTGTCCCACGTTCACTGCGAAAACTCCGGACAGGTCTTTGTTTAGTGGACATGCTCCTGCAAAGCTGGACGCCCGTCGGATTGCTCTTGATCAGTACCTGGAAGAGCTGTTAAATACTCCTCTCGATCACTCTACGGCGCTGGAACTGTGCAAGTATCTGTCCACGCATACTTTACCGCCAAATGCCGACGAGACTGGATCTTCGACTGGCTATGAAAATCCAGAAGCAGTATTGACAGGCCCTGGCGGAAGACCTTTCCGCAAGGGTTATCTCACGAAGCGCGGCAAGAACTTTGGCGGCTGGAAGGCCAGGTACTTCATCCTAGATAGCCCCCATCTCAAGTATTATGAGACACCAGGTGGCGCCCATCTGGGGACTATCAAGCTACAGAAGGCACAAATCATGACGCAGGTTGGCAAACAAGGTCATCATGGCGCTGAAGATCCTCCTGCCCGTGGACCTGGGATGGAAAACCCCGACAATCAGTACCGCCATGCTTTCGTGATCAAAGAACCCAAGAAGAAAGACCCAACTAGCGTCACTACACATGTGTTGTGTGCTGAGAGTGACAGGGAAAGGGATGAGTGGGTATCAGCATTGTTGCGCTGGATCGACTACACCGATGATGAAAAGGATGAACGCTCgaaaaaaaaccaaaccCACGACAGGCATGATTCTAATACCTCGGAACGGACCAATGGCGGTCAtaataagaagaagcaaCATGCTGAGGCTCTGGGCAGGAGTTACGATACCACAAAGCAACGTGACTTGCCACAAGGCGTCTCATCATATCAGCCGGCTGCTGCTCAGGGACACGCCGCGCCATCTCAAGCTGGCTTTACAATTTCAGCACCTCGCGATCCCCAGGTCATTTCAAACTCCGAGGCTTGGGGCACCAAGCTAGGCATCGTTCCCACCGCACCACCCTCAGTACCGCCCGTTGTGGAAAAGGCCCCGAGACCGCGGAGAAGTATTTTTGGTTGGGGCGAAAGCAAAGAGAAGGCCGGAAAGTCTGTCGATTCACACCATACGCTTCCCGGTGAAAATGGTCATGCGGGTGCCGGGATCAACAGCCACGGTCCAGTCAGACCTGTGTTTGGTGCGCCCTTGGCTGAAGCAGTTAGGTACAATGCACCAGCCGACGTTAGGGTCCCGTTGCCGGCTGTTGTCTATCGCTGTATCCAGTACTTGGATGCAAAGGATGCCATCAACGAAGAGGGTATCTTTAGGTTGAGCGGTTCCAACGTTGTCATCAAGCAGCTGAAAGAACGGTTCAACAACGAGGGCGACATCAACCTGGTTGACGATGGGCAGTATCACGATATCCATGCTGTTGCATCCTTGCTCAAGGCTTATCTACGCGAATTGCCCACGACCATACTGACACGGGATCTTCATCCCGAGTTCCAGTCCGTTACTGAAAAGCTCCCAGATCAAGCCCAGAGGATCGCAGCTCTTTCGGTGCTCGTAGAACGACTCCCACAAGCCAATGGTACCCTTCTCAGGTACCTGATTGCTTTCCTGGTCAAGATCATCAATCATGCAGACTCGAACAAAATGACCGTACGCAACGTTGCCATTGTGTTCTCGCCTACACTCAACATTCCAGCTCCTGTTTTCGCACTTTTCCTCCAGAATTACGAAGCGATTTTTGGCATTGACCCCGGCGAATATGAGCTTCCCACAACGGACTCTGATAGCGTCCACGGCAGCACTCACGAACGCACTGGATCGCATCCATCGGACACTCGATCGTCAACTCATAGTGGCTCGCCATATGGGCAACGGCCTATGAAGCCTGTGATTGAGGGCCAAGTGAGCCGCAACACACCAACGCCACCACTTTCTATGAGCATGCAACACATGGCTCAGATGAACGCTGCGCAAATGCACTCGCGAGGTACTCCCACACCTCCTCTTCAAAGGCCCGCCTATGACGACATTGCGTTATACTCTGCGCAATCAGGATTGAGGCCTAGTACAGGTTTCGAAAGATCTCACGACTTCCATCCGTCTGCCCCTTCGTATGAGCAGTATTCGATGAAGGACCGACGCAAGAGCAGCATGCCCAACCTTCACCCTTCGGGAATAAGAGGCCATATGAGGGACGATAATCGGTTCTAA